The window CATGGAAATTGAACAGGGCTCAGACCTGCTCCTTGTAACTGCTCTCCGCTCAATCATAAACGGGCATGAGGATGTTGTGCCGGAAACCATTGCAGGTGTTCCTAAGGCTGAAATCATTGAGCTTGCAGAAACCCTGAAGAACGCAAAGTTTGCCTGCATTTTCTTCGGTATGGGAGTCACCCAGTCCCGCTCAAAGTACAAGAACGGAGATGCCATGGCTTCCCTCATTTCGGACCTTAACCAGCACACAAAAGCCGTAATGATCGGAATGCGCGGGCACTATAATGTTACCGGTTTCGGACAGGTAGCAACCTGGGAGACCGGCTTCCCAATGGCGATTGACTTTGCAAAAGGATATCCCTATTACAACCCAGGAGAAACCGGAGCAAACGACCTGCTTGTGCGTGAGGAGCCGGACGCTGCAATTATAGCTGCAGCTGATGCAGGGGCACACTTCCCGCAAAAAGCGGTCAGGCATCTTGCAAGGATTCCTGTAATCCAGATTGACCCGTATGCTAACCCTACAACCGAACTTGCAGATGTGGTGATCCCGGCAGCTGTTGTGGGAATAGAAACAGAAGGGACAGCTTACCGTATGGACGCAATCTCCCTCCGCATGAAGAAATTGATTGATTCAAAATTCAAGACCGACGAAGAAATCGTAAAAGACCTGACTGTAAAGGTCAGGGAACTGAAGAGAGGTGCATAAGATGTCGGAAATCCTGATTAAAAACGCCTGTGTCTGTGATCCTGCGCAGGGAATTAACTGCGAGACTATGGACATCTGCATAAGAGACGGTAAGATCGTAGACAGCGTCTCTGGAAATGCGAAGGTTATCGATGCAGAAGGCAAGCTCACCATGGCAGGGGGCTTTGACGGGCACACCCACAGCGCCGGAAAAATTAACGTGGGTCGCTTTATCAATCCAAATGATGCAAGGAAAAACCTTGTACCCGGACTTTCGGGCCAGGTTGCACGCACTGAAAAGACGAGAGCGCAGGTTGGGTACAACACCCCCAATACTTACGCAATCGGGTACAGGTATGCAAAACTCGGGTACACAACTATCTGTGAAGCTGCAATTCCCCTACTTGCTGCAAGGCACACCCATGAGGAATTTAAGGAAATCCCTATCCTTGATAAAATGGGACTCTCCCTCTTCGGAAGCAACTGGCAGGTTATGGAATACATCAGGGACAAGGAACCTGAAAAACTCGCAGCTTATGTTGCCTGGGGCCTGAAAGCCTCAAGAGGATATGGAGTAAAGATCGTAAACCCTGGAGGCGGAGAAGCCTGGGGTTGGGGCAAGAACGTGAGTGGACTCTATGACCCTGTCCCGAACTTTGATGTAACCCCTGCAGAGATCCTTATGGGCCTTGCAGAAGCTAATGAGCGCCTGCAGCTCCCTCACTCCATACATGTGCACTGCAACAACCTCGGAAAGCCCGGAAACTATGCAACCACCATAGAGACCATGAAGCTTTTTGAAAAGGTAAAGCCAAGCAGGGATAGGCAGTCTCTCCACGTTACTCACGTGCAGTTCAACGCCTATGCAGGCACTTCCTGGAGGGACTTTGAGACAGGCGCCCCAATGGTTTCAGATTACATTAACGGGGCAAACCACCTGACTTTCGACCTTGGACAGGTCATCTTTGGCCCTGCAGTGACCATGACTGCAGACGGACCGGTGGAATACGCAAACTCAAGGATGCTGCATGAAAAGTGGAACAACCAGGATATCGAACTTGAAGATGCGTCCGGGGTAGTGCCCCTGTTCTATTCCCCAAAAAGTTTCGTGAATGCAGTCCAGTGGGCTATAGGGCTTGAACTTGCTCTGCTCGTAAAGGACCCCTGGAAAATGATGTTCACAACAGACAGCCCTAACGGCGGCTCTTTCGTGAACTATCCTGAAGCCTTCACGTACCTGATGAGTGCAAAGAGAAGAGCAGAGGTTATCTCAGGCTTTCCCAAGATGGCCCTTGACAGAATGGTGCTGCCGGGAATCGACAGAGAACTGGACTTCTACGAGCTTGCTGTCATGACCCGGGGTGCCCA is drawn from Methanosarcina lacustris Z-7289 and contains these coding sequences:
- a CDS encoding formylmethanofuran dehydrogenase subunit B, with amino-acid sequence MPVIKDAVCSLCGSLCDDITVTVEDNKITKIENACILGYSKFVGMFEHDRIETPMIRKDGELVPVSYEEAIEAAAKILVNSRRTLSYGWCSTSCEAISGAIKLAEETGSIIDSTANVCHGPSALAAQEKGCPSASLGVIKNRADVLVFWGCNPVHAHPRHMSRYSSFSKGLFTEKGRKARTMAVIDVRKTDTAKLADKYMEIEQGSDLLLVTALRSIINGHEDVVPETIAGVPKAEIIELAETLKNAKFACIFFGMGVTQSRSKYKNGDAMASLISDLNQHTKAVMIGMRGHYNVTGFGQVATWETGFPMAIDFAKGYPYYNPGETGANDLLVREEPDAAIIAAADAGAHFPQKAVRHLARIPVIQIDPYANPTTELADVVIPAAVVGIETEGTAYRMDAISLRMKKLIDSKFKTDEEIVKDLTVKVRELKRGA
- a CDS encoding formylmethanofuran dehydrogenase subunit A → MSEILIKNACVCDPAQGINCETMDICIRDGKIVDSVSGNAKVIDAEGKLTMAGGFDGHTHSAGKINVGRFINPNDARKNLVPGLSGQVARTEKTRAQVGYNTPNTYAIGYRYAKLGYTTICEAAIPLLAARHTHEEFKEIPILDKMGLSLFGSNWQVMEYIRDKEPEKLAAYVAWGLKASRGYGVKIVNPGGGEAWGWGKNVSGLYDPVPNFDVTPAEILMGLAEANERLQLPHSIHVHCNNLGKPGNYATTIETMKLFEKVKPSRDRQSLHVTHVQFNAYAGTSWRDFETGAPMVSDYINGANHLTFDLGQVIFGPAVTMTADGPVEYANSRMLHEKWNNQDIELEDASGVVPLFYSPKSFVNAVQWAIGLELALLVKDPWKMMFTTDSPNGGSFVNYPEAFTYLMSAKRRAEVISGFPKMALDRMVLPGIDRELDFYELAVMTRGAQSKIYSRPEKGNLKAGSDADIAIYDILPDQIDPATEYAKVKKAFSGAAYTLKDGNVVVKDGEIEATPKGRIYWVNAKVPANIDSTVQKDLDLKFKKYYTVSKSNYMVEDMYLENPVEIGTEGVF